The Candidatus Methylomirabilota bacterium region GGAAGGACTTCGCCCAGTTCCTGGAGACGGCGCTGGCCGAGCGCGATCAGCGCTATCGCAAGTTCGGCGGCTCGCCCTACATGGGCGAGCCGAACGTCAAGGAGTCGGCGGGGGGCCTGCGCGACATTCACACGGCGATGTGGCTCGCCTCCACCAAGTTCGGCACCCGGACCCTCCTCGAGCTCCGCGACAAGCGCCTCATCACCGAGCGCGAGCAGAAGATGGCGGACGCCGCGCTCACATTCTTGTGGCGCGTGCGCAACGAGCTCCACTTCATTTCCGGCCACAAGAACGACGTGCTCGGCCGCGAGCTCCAGCCCCAGATCGCGAAGAACTTCGGCTATCAGGGCGACGACATGTCGCTCGCGGTGGAGAAGTTCATGCGCGACTACTACCTCCATGCCCGGGTGATCCACCGCGTGTCGAAGCGCCTGATCGCGCGCTGCCGCGAGACACTGTCGCGTCCGCGCCCGGTGCAGCGGCGCCTGCGTCAGGAGGCGCTCGCGGACGGTCTCTACGTGCTCGACGGCCAGCTCCACCTCGTGGAGCCGGATGGCCGCGCGTTCCGCGAGGACTCCACGCGGCTCATGAAGGTGTTCTGGCACTCGCATCGCCTGGGGCTCGAGCTGGGCGTGGACGTGGAGCGGGCGATGGAGGACACGCTGGACCTCGTGGACGAGAAGTTCCAGCGCTCGCCCGAGGTGCGCGATCTCTTCCTCGCCATCTGCCGCAACTGGGGACGCACCGCCCAGACTCTCCGGGAGATGCACGAGCTGGGGCTGCTTGGCCGCTATCTTCCCGAGTGGGGCGCGCTCACCTGCCTCGTGCAGTACGACGTCTACCATCGGTTCACCGCCGATCAGCACTCGCTGCTCGCGGTGGAGAACCTGGAGGCGCTGGCCCCCGGCCAGTCCACGGAGTCCGAGGGCATCGCCGAGGTGCTGAACGAGCTGGCGCGCCCCGACCTCCTGATGCTCGGCATGCTGCTCCACGACATCGGCAAGGGAAAGGGGCACGGCCACGTCGCCAAGGGCATTCCGCTCATCAAGGACCTGACGGCGCGCATCGGGCTGCCGCCGGCGGACGCCGACGCGGTGACCCTGCTCGTCGCGCATCACCTCACGCTGTCGCACATGGCGCAGCGCCGGGACATCGACGATCCCAAGACGGTGGCGTCGCTGGCCGAGGTGGTGGTCACGCCCGAGCGGCTGCGGATGCTCTACCTCCTGACGTTCGCCGACATGCGCGCGGTGGGCCCCGGCGTGATGACGGGCTGGATGGCCCGTATCCTCTGGGAGCTGTTCTCGCGGACGATGGCTCAGCTCACCGGCGGGCGGCTCGAGCGGCCCAGCCGCGAAAAGGTGGCCGAGCGGGTCGCCGAGGAGATGGGGGGTGCGCGCGGCGGCGTGGTGGCCCACCTTGCCATGATGTCGGACCGCTACCTCCTCACCACTTCCGCCCAGCGCATCGCCGCGCACCTGCGCCTGGTGGAGCGGCTGGAGGAGGACGTGGTCGCCACCGAGCTCTTCCACCACCCGGACCTGGACTCGTCCGAGCTGGTCGTGGCGACGAAGGACGTGCCCGGTCTCTTCGCGCTGATCGCGGGCACGCTGGCCGCCGAGGGCATCAACATCCTCTCCGCCCAGATCCATACCCGTGCGGACGGGATCGCGCTCGACACCTTCCAGGTCAACGACCCCTTCGGCGAGGCGGTGACGGAAGACGCCCGGTGGCGCCGCACCCTGGGCGCGCTCCGCCGCGTGCTGGTGAGCGAGCAGACCGTGGAGGACCTGCTGGCGGCGCGCCGCAGCGGCCGTCCGGCCGCGGCCGCGGTGGCCGGTCCCCCCAAGATCACCGTGGACAATCAGCTCTCGGACACCCACACCGTGGTCGAGGTGAAGTGTCCCGACCGCGTCGGCCTCCTCTACCTCATCACGCGCACCTTCCAAGCGCTGGGCCTGGACATCGGCAGCGCGCGCATCGCCACCGAGATCGAGCAGGCCTACGACACGTTCTACATCACCGATCACCAGGGCCGCCGCCTCGAGGATCCCGCTCAGATGGACCGCCTCCGCGACGCCCTCGAAGATGCTCTCCTCAAGCCGCTTTAAGGCTCCGGTTCAGCGCGCGGCCGATCCCATCGCGCGGCTTCTCCTCCGCGCGCGGGTGCGGCCGAACCACCTCACGATCGCCGGCCTCGGCGTGTCGTGTGTCGCCGCGTGGGCCTTCGCCGGCGGCTATCTCCGCACGGGCGCGGCGCTGCTCACCGTCGCGGGACTCTTCGATCTCTTCGACGGCTCGCTCGCCCGTCTCGCCGGCCAGGACACGGACTTCGGCGCGTTCCTGGATTCCGTCGTGGACCGCTACTCCGACCTGGTGGTACTGCTGGGCCTCGTCGTCTATTGCCAACGTATCGGTGAGTGGACACTCTGCCTCTTCACGATGGCCACGGTGATCGGGACCGTGATGGTCTCCTACACCAAGGCGCGGGCGCAGTCGATCGGGCTCGCCTGCGAGATCGGGCTCATGGAGCGGCCGGAGCGGCTCATCGTGCTGATCGCGGGGGCAACGTTCAACCTCATGACGCCCGCCATGGCCATCCTCGCCGTGCTCACCCACACCACGGCGCTCCAGCGCATCTTCTACACGCGGCGGGTCGCGCGAAGCATGGAGCGGACGGACACCCTCCGGTAAACTCGTAACATGTGGCGGTGGCTGCGCTCGCTCGCCCTGATCGTCGCGCTCGCCGCTCCGGCGGCGGCGTCGCAGGGGGCTGCTCCGCCTCTGGCGGCGGCCCTCGCTGCCCAGCGAGCGAGCGACTATCCGACTGCCGCGCGGCTCTTCGGCGAGGCGGCCTCGGTCCCGAACCCCATCCCCGAGTACGCCCTCTACCTCCAGGCCGACTCCCTGTCCCGCATGGGCGATCGCAGGGCCGCGGGCGTGGCCGCACAGGCGGTGGAGTTGACGGGCGAGGGGCCGTTGCTGCCCTCGGCGCTGCTGCTCGTCGCGCGCGAGGCCGCGCGCGCCGGCGACACCGGGAGCGCGATGGTGTTCTACCGCCGCTTCCTCGACCGCTACCCCGAGCACTGGGAGAGCCCCGGGGCACGGTTCGGCCTGGCCGAGCTGCTGGAGGCCACCGGGCAGGGTGAGGAGGCGCAGCGCCTCTTCCGCACCATTTGGCTCACCGCGCCCCTCTCGTTCGCCGCCAATGCGGCCCGCGATCGGGAGCTCGCGTTGATCAATCGAGGAATCCCGGCGCCGCCGGTGAGCGCGAACGAGCGCGTGGACCGCGCGGAGCGGCTGCTCGCGGGCGGCCAGGCCACGCAGGGACGGCAGGAGATGGAGGCGCTGCTCGCCGAGGGAGTCACCGGCAACCCGCAGCTCCGCGCGCTGCGCGTGGTCGCCGAGGCGTATCGGCGCACCGGCAAGCCGGACGACGCCCTCCGTACCGTGGATCGCGCCATCGCGGTCGCGCCGTTCGAGCGCCGGCCCGCCTGGCTGTTCGAGCGCGCACGCCTGCAGCAGCCGAAGAGCCCGCCCGCGGCCATCGCCACCCTCGACCGGATCGTGCGCGACCATTCCAAGAGCAGCGAGGCCAGCGACGCGCTGTTCCTGAAGGCCCAGATCCAGGAGTCGCTCAACCAGACCGCGGAGGCGGAGGTCACCTACACGCGGCTCGCCGCCGACTATCCCGACGACGACGACGCGGGCCGCGCGCAGTGGCGCCTGGGGTGGCTCGCGTGGTTCCGGCGGGACTACGACGGCGCGGCGGCCAGGTGGACGCGCCTCGCCACGCTGCCGGGCGGTGTGGCCTATCGGGAGAATGCGACCTACTGGATCGGCCGGGCGCACGAGGAGCGGGGCGATCTCGACGCGGCCACGCGCCAGTGGTCCGAGGCGGTGGTGTATCAGCCTCGCGGCTACTTCGGCATCCTCGCGACGACACGGCTCACCAAGCGCGGCCTGGCCGTGCCTGCCGCGCGCGACCCTCGCACGCCCCTGGTCCTCCCCGAGGATGGACTGGTGTCGCTGCGCGACGACCCGCGCTTCGCCAAGGCGGAGGCTCTGCGCTCGCTGGGGCTCGCGGCGTGGGCCGACGCCGAGCTGAACGACCTCGCGCACCGCTCGGCCGGCGAGGCGCGGCGGCTCTATGCCATCTCCGCCGCGTTCGCGCAGGACGCCCGGCACCATCAGGCGCTGCGCATCCTCCGCCGCGACTTCTTGCCGGTCGCGCGGGGCGGCTATGCCTGGCTGCCGCGCGCGTTCTGGGAGATGTTCTACCCGCTGGGCTGGCGCATGGAGGTCGCGGGCTCGGCGCAGCGCGCCGGCATCGACCCCTTCCTCGTCTCGGCGGTAGTGCGCGAGGAATCGTCCTACAACCCGCAGGCGCGCTCGCGGGTGGGCGCGCGGGGGCTCATGCAGCTCATGCCGGAGACGGCGCGGCCGATGGCACGGGTGCGCGGCCTCGCCTTCCAGGAGGGCGAGCTGCTGGACGACCCGGCCGCCAACATCGAGCTGGGCACGGCGTACCTGGGCGGGCTCGTCCGCGACTTCGGGGACGCGCGGCTGGCCGTGGCCGCCTACAACGCCGGCCCCGCGCGGGTGCGCGAGTGGTGGGGCGCGCGGAAGTCCGACGACCTCGAGGTGTGGGTGGAGCAGATCCCCTACAACGAGACGCGGAACTTCGTCCGCCGCGTCATGGTGGGCTGGGAGGAGTACCGCCGCCTCTACGCCGATGCGGGCAGCTCGGCGTCCGTGACGCGCTGATGGTCACGGCGGGCTACGTCCGCCGGATGCTGGCGGGGCTGCTGGATACCGTCATGGGTCTCACGCTGTGGGCCCTATGCTCGATGTGGCTCATCCTCGGCGTGTGGGCGATTCGCGGCCTGCCCCGTGACGCGCGAGGCGTGCTCCTCATCTACGCTGGCGTCCTCGGCCTCGCCGTGGGTCTGCACTTCATCTACCACGTGGTGCTGCTGGGCGGGTGCGGCCAGACCGTGGGCCGGATGGCCCTCGGCATCGCGGTGGTGCGCCGCGGCGGCGGGGCACCGGGCTACGGGCGTGCGGCGCTCCGCTCGGTGGGGAACGCCCTGGTCGTGGTGACGCTGGGGCTGGCGGCGCTCGTCGCGCTCTTCAATCGCGAGCGGCGGGACATGGCGGATCTGATGTCAGGGACGCGTGTGGTACGCCTCGGCTGACCAGAAGCGCGAGCCCGGCATCGCATCGCTCCCGTTCGGCGAGAGGGCAGGAGAGACGACGGGGCGCGGGGACTCGGCGGGAGCGGGCGGCCCCTCCCCCAGGGGGTCAGGCGCTCCTCCAGTGTCGGATGCGTGCTGAGCAATCCCGTGAGACCCTCCGTCGGCCGCGGGCTCGTCCGGTCGAGCGCGCGCAGCGCGCGGGCCATGCTGGCCTCCGGCTCGCGGTGGCCCATCGCGCTCAGGATCTCGACGGCGCGACGATCCGCCTGCAGCTCCTGATGCCGCGAGAAGGCGCGCACGGCGAGGGGATTCACGATGAGGTCGAGCAGGCCCACCCCCGGCGCGACTACGCCCAGCAGAGTGAAGCCGGCGAAGATGCTCAGCGAGAGCCGGCGGCGATCGCCGATGTGCCCGAGCACTTCGTGGGCTACCTCGTGGGCCACCACGGCCTCGATCACCTCCGTCGGCTGCTTCATGAGCCCGTCGGTGAAGTAGAACACCGCCTCCTCGTCGCTGTAGGCGGCGGCGGCGCGGCTCTGTACGAACGCGAAGCTGTAGCGCTCAGGATCGTCGCCCGCCGCCACCGCGGCGCGGTAAAGAATATCGGACACGCGTACGGTCGCGGAGCTGGTGGGAGACGGGAAGTACGCGCCCTTGGGCGAGCTGGCGCAGCCCGTCAGGAGCGCGGCCGCCATCAGCGCGGCAAGGGCGCGAACCCGCGCCGGTCTTGGCATGTTCAGATGGTAGGGGGCACCTCCCTGGCCTGCGGAGGAAATTCGGGAGCCTTTGGTGCGCCCAAGGGGTTGATATCTCGGGGCTCCCTCGACCCCCGCGGTGGTGGACGAGGCGCGGCTTCATTTGACATTCCGGTGACATCGGCCCGGTGACGGGCTGGTAGACTGAGGCCATATGCTGATCAAGCACGGCGATCGCTTCAAGAGCTCGGAGATCACCCCGCGGGCGCTCTATCTCGACCGGCGGAGCTTCATCACGGGCAGCCTCATCACGGGGGCGGCGGCGCTGGCCCTGATGCCGCGCGATGCGCGGGCGGCCGCGCCCCCGGCCAAGGGGCAGCCGCTGGCCGCCCAGAAGAACGCGCCGATGAGCCTCACCGAGGCCCAGACCCCGTTCAAGGACGCCACCACCTACAACAATTTCTACGAGTTCGGCACCGACAAGGAGGACCCGTCGCAGAACGCCCACACCCTGCGCACGCGCCCCTGGTCGGTGAAGGTGGAAGGCCTCTGCGCCAAGCCGCGCAGCTTCGACATCGACGAGCTCCTGAAGCTGGCTCCGCTCGAGGAGCGGGTCTACGGCCTCCGCTGCGTGGAGGCCTGGTCCATGGTGATCCCATGGATCGGCTACTCGCTCTCCGCGCTGCTGAAGAAGGTCGAGCCCACCAGCCAGGCCAAGTTCGTCGAGTTCATCACGCTGCTCGATCCCGAGCAGATGCCCGGGCAGAAGAAGGGCCTCTTCGGCTGGAGCGGGCTGGACTGGCCCTATGTCGAGGGTCTGCGGCTCGATGAGGCCATGCATCCCCTCACCATGCTCACCGTCGGCATGTACGGTCAGGTGCTGCCGAACCAGAACGGGGCTCCCGTGCGCGTGGTGATTCCCTGGAAATACGGGTTCAAGAGCGGCAAGAGCATCGTGCGGATCCGGCTCGCGAGCGAGCAGCCGAAGACGACGTGGGAGAAAGCGGCGCCGTCCGAGTACGGCTTCTACTCGAACGTGAATCCCGCGGTCGATCACCCGCGCTGGAGCCAGGCGACCGAGCGACGCATCGGCGAGTTCCGCCGCCGGAAGACGCTGCCGTTCAACGGCTACGGCGATCAGGTCGCGTCGCTCTACGCGGGCATGGACCTGAAGAAGTTCTACTAGGCCGCGGCCTCCGATGACGCGCCGGGGCCGGACGGCGCTCAAGGTCTTCGTGTGGGCGGCGTGCCTCGCCCCGCTGGCCTGGCTCGGCCAGCGGGCCTGGGTCGGCGATCTCGGCGCCAACCCCATCAGCTTCATGACCAACACGCTCGGCGACTGGACCTTCCGCATCCTGCTCGCGAGCCTGGCGGTGACGCCGCTGCGCATCGTGAGCGGCTGGTCGTGGCCCATTACGCTGCGCCGCCTGCTGGGCCTTTTCGCGTTCTTCTACGCCTCGCTCCACTTCGGCGTGTGGCTCGTGCTCGATCACTACTTCGACTGGCACGAGATGGGCGCGGACATCGTGAAGCGACCCTTCATCACGGTGGGGATGGCGGCGCTGACGCTGCTGATCCCGCTCGCCCTTACCTCGACGAGCGGAATGATCAAGAGGATGGGCGGTGTGGCGTGGCGGCGGGTCCACAGCCTGGTCTACCTGGTCGGCGTCCTCGCCGCCCTCCACTACCTCTGGCTGGCGAAGAAGTCGGTGACCGGCCCCTACTACTACATCACCGTACTGGTGATCCTGCTCGGGATCCGGCTGGCGGACTGGGCCCGCCGGCGCCTGACCGCCCGCGCGCGGGTGCGGGCGGCCTCGGGCGCCTAGGCGGACGCGGGAGCGGGGGCCGACTCCACTTCCTTCACGCGGAGCTTCCACATGAAGTCCTGGTAGCTCGTGTCGGCCAGCGTCTTGTCGAAGAACTCGCGGTAGCTTCCGACCAGGCTCCGGCGGTCGACGAGCACGTCGTGGACCTGCCACTTGCTGTGGCCGGCGGGGGCGAGCTGATACTCGAGCAGCACCTGGCCCTGGCGCTCGAGCAACACGGTCGAGCGAACGGTGGCGCGGGTGCCGTCAACCGTCACGCCCGTATAGTTGATGCGCTTGCCCGTGCGGATCGTGCGCAGCCAGGCACGCCCCAGCATGCTGGTGAAGATCCGGGTGAACTCGTCACGCTCCTGCGGGGTGCGGGCCACCCAGTGCCGGCCCAGGCTCTTCTTGGCCATCTCCCGGACGTCGAACAGGAAGAAGGCGACACGGGCGATCTCCGCGGCGCTGGGCGCGCGGTCGCCCCGGGCCTTGACGGCCTTATCGCCCAGCAGCTCCTCCACGGCCTTTTGGATCACCTCGGCGGGCTCCGCCCGACGGATCTCCAGGACCACCTTGGCTGGCCGGCTCACGGTGAAGAGCGGCGCAAAGAGGACGGCTCGGGTCAACGCGGCGATGTTCCGGCCCATTCGCAAAACCTCCCGGGTCGAGTTCGCTGCCTGTTGCGTCGGGCGACCCATTGGCGGCCCGTGTCAACAAAGCCGGCGCGGTGGGTTGCCCCGCCTGGCCGGCCATTGAATCCCTGTCGGGAGGCCCTGCGTGTCAGGTGCTGCGTACGCCGGCCATCAGGGGAGCAACCGGGGTGCCACGGGCCCTGCCCCTGGCCAGGACGACCTAAGTCATGTAGATCAGGGGGTTATGGGACCCAATGGGAGGGGGTCTTCCGACCGCGCCGAAACGGCTCGTCAAGGATCGGACGTCACCCGAGGCGATCTCAACGTGTGCTGGGGGTGACGGCGTGTCCGATAGCGTGACAGGGGTTTGGTAGGCCTTCCAGGGGCTTCCGGCCGGCGGGACGTTCGCATATACTCTCCCAACCCTCGCGCCCGAAGCACGCCTGAGGCGCATAGGGCACAGTGAGCCACGACCAACCGTGATCTGTGACGTGAGGCATCGTTGCCAATCCTGAAGGTCCGCCAGCTGGGCGTGCGCTTCGGCGGCATCATCGCGCTGGACGATGTTTCCTTCGACATCGAGTCCCGCCAGATCGTGGGCCTGATCGGCCCGAATGGGGCCGGCAAGACCACCCTCTTCAATTGTCTGAGCCGGCTCTACGAGCCCTCGACGGGGACCATCGCCTTCGAGGATCGCAACCTGCTCGCGGTGGAGCCGCACGACATCGCCGGGCTGGGTATCGGCCGTACCTTCCAGAACCTGGCGCTGTTCGGGACGATGTCGGTACTGGACAACGTGATGGTGGGCGCCCACTCCCGCACGAGCAGCGGCTTCCTCGCCTGCGCGCTTCGCGTCCCCAGCGTGGGCCGCGAGGAGACGGCCCAGCGCGAGGCCGCCCTCGAGGCCATCCGCTTCATGAGCCTCGAGCCGGTGGCGCATCTGCCGGCGGCGGGGCTGCCCTTCGCCACGCTCAAGCGCGTCGAGGCGGCGCGCGCGCTGGCCGCGAAGCCCAAGCTGCTGCTCATGGACGAGCCGGCGGGTGGGCTCAATCACGAGGAGGTCTCGACCCTGGTCGGGCTGATCCGGACGATCCGCGATCGGCTCGGGATCACCATCCTCCTTGTCGAGCACCACATGAGCCTGGTCATGGAGGTCTCCGACAAGGTCGTGGTGCTGGACTTTGGCAAGCGCATCGCCGAGGGCACGCCGGCCGAGGTGCAGCGCAACCCCGACGTCATCAAGGCCTATCTTGGAGAGTAGGGTGGGCGCCATCCTCGAGGTCGAGAAGCTCGAAGCCTTCTACGGGCGTACGCAGGCGCTGCACGGCGTGAGCTTCGCGATGCAGGAGGGAGGCATCACCACCGTGCTGGGCGCCAACGGGGCGGGGAAGACCACGACCCTCCGCGCCATCTCCGCCATGGTGAAGACCCGCGGGTCCGTCCGCTTCGGCGGGACCCCGATCGAAGCCAAGGCCACCGAGCAGATCGTGGCCATGGGCATCGCGCACGTGCCGGAGGGCCGCGGGACTTTCATCGACCTCACGGTGGAGGAGAACCTCCGCGTGGGCATGTACGCGCGCCGGGACAAGCGGAACGCCGCGCGCGACATGGAGCGGGTGTTCGAGTTCTTCCCGATCCTGCGCCAACGCCGGAAGCAGCACGCGGGCACGCTGTCCGGCGGCGAGCAGCAGATGCTGGCGGTGGCGCGCGCCCTCATGCTGGAGCCGCGGCTCCTCCTCCTGGACGAGCCCTCGCTGGGCCTGGCCCCGCTGGTGGTGCGCGAGATCTTCCGCATCCTGCGCCTCATCAACCAGGAGTCGCGCGTGAGCATCCTGCTCGTGGAGCAGAACGCCTCGCTCGCCCTCGATCTCGCCGACCACGTGTTCCTCCTCGAGACCGGCCGCGTCGTGCTCTCGGGCACCTCCGACGTCCTCAAGAAGGACGACGCGATCCGCCGCTCCTATTTGGGGTACTGACCAGCATGGACATCTTCGTTCAGCAGGTGATGTCGGGGCTCGCCACGGGCGGGATCTACGCGAGCCTGGCCCTGGCGCTCGTGATGATCTATCAGGCCACCGACGTGGTGAACTTCGCCCAGGGCGAGATGGCCATGTTCGCTACCTACCTCGCGTGGACGTTCATGAACGCCGGCGTGTCGTACTGGACCGCCTTTATCCTGACCCTCGCCATCGCCTTCGTGGGCGGCGTGGTCATCCAGCGTGTGGTCATCCGGCCAGTCGAGAGCAAGCCCATCCTCACCATCGTGATCGTGACGCTGGGCCTGCTCGTCATCCTCAACAGCATGGCCGGCTGGATCTGGACCTACCTGCAGAAACCATTCCCGTCGCCCTTCCCCCGCGAGCCCATCCGGATGGGGACGGTGGTGCTCGGCACCCACGACATGGGCGAGATCGTCGTCACCCTCGTCATGCTGGCGCTCCTCTTCGCGTTCTTCCGCTTCACGCCGCTGGGGCTGGCCATGCGGGCGGCTGCGCAGAACCCGCTGTCGAGCCGGCTCGCGGGGATCCGCGTGAGCTGGATGCTCGCGCTGGGCTGGGGGCTGGCCGCGACGTTCGGCGCGGTGGCAGGTATCATGGTCGCACCGATCCTCACCCTGGATCCGAACATGATGGGCGGCATTCAGATCTACGCGTTCGCCGCGGCGACCCTGGGCGGCTTCGGCAGCCCGGTGGGCGCGGTGGTGGGCGGCTTTCTCGTGGGTGTGGTGGAGAACCTCGTCGGCACCTATGTGTCCTTCATCGGCACCGAGCTCAAGCTCACGGTGGCGCTGGCCATGATCATCGTGGTGCTGCTGGTCAAGCCGAGCGGCCTCTTCGGCCGCACGCACGTGCGACGAGTCTAGGCGCATGAATCGGCGCGCGAGCGTGATCCTGGCGGTGGTGGTGATCGTGTTCGCCTACTCGCTGCCCATCTACATGAGCGGCTTCCGCCTTTTCCAGTTCACCCAGGTGTGCATCTACGCCATCGCGCTGATGGGGCTGAACCTCCTCACCGGCTACAACGGGCAATTCTCGCTGGGGCACGGCGCGTTCTATGCCATCGGCGCCTACATCTCGGCGATCATGATGGACCAGTGGGCCATCGCATACGGGTGGACCATCCCGGTGGCGGGCGTGCTCTGCTTGATCGTCGGCTTCCTCTTCGGCCGGCCCGCGCTGCGCCTCGAGGGGCTCTACCTCGCGCTCGCCACGTTCTCGCTGGCCCTCGCGGTGCCGCAGATCCTCAAGTACTTCGAGCACTGGACGGGCGGCTCGCAGGGCATCGTGCTCACCAAGCCCAAGGCGCCCTGGGGGCTCAAGATCAGCGAGGATCAGTGGCTCTACCTCGTGACCCTGACCGTGACCGTGCTCATGTTCGTCCTCGCCGCCAATCTCGTGCGGAGCCGCGTGGGCCGGGCGATGATCGCGATCCGCGACAACCACATCGCCGCCGAGACCATGGGCGTGGACAGCGCGCTCTACAAGTCGCTCACCTTCGGGGTGAGCGCGGCCTACACG contains the following coding sequences:
- a CDS encoding branched-chain amino acid ABC transporter permease, producing the protein MDIFVQQVMSGLATGGIYASLALALVMIYQATDVVNFAQGEMAMFATYLAWTFMNAGVSYWTAFILTLAIAFVGGVVIQRVVIRPVESKPILTIVIVTLGLLVILNSMAGWIWTYLQKPFPSPFPREPIRMGTVVLGTHDMGEIVVTLVMLALLFAFFRFTPLGLAMRAAAQNPLSSRLAGIRVSWMLALGWGLAATFGAVAGIMVAPILTLDPNMMGGIQIYAFAAATLGGFGSPVGAVVGGFLVGVVENLVGTYVSFIGTELKLTVALAMIIVVLLVKPSGLFGRTHVRRV
- a CDS encoding branched-chain amino acid ABC transporter permease, which encodes MNRRASVILAVVVIVFAYSLPIYMSGFRLFQFTQVCIYAIALMGLNLLTGYNGQFSLGHGAFYAIGAYISAIMMDQWAIAYGWTIPVAGVLCLIVGFLFGRPALRLEGLYLALATFSLALAVPQILKYFEHWTGGSQGIVLTKPKAPWGLKISEDQWLYLVTLTVTVLMFVLAANLVRSRVGRAMIAIRDNHIAAETMGVDSALYKSLTFGVSAAYTGVAGALSAIAVAYVAPDSFNVFLSVTFLIGIVIGGLASVWGNVLGAMFIQFVPNWAQDISKAAPWAIFGVFLIGFMYAMPYGIAGAIKRIWISRVVSRVSQEQGGEAVTSQRQAQSPSR